Proteins encoded in a region of the Enoplosus armatus isolate fEnoArm2 chromosome 16, fEnoArm2.hap1, whole genome shotgun sequence genome:
- the LOC139298723 gene encoding doublesex- and mab-3-related transcription factor 1Y-like gives MSLSKEQLMVAAGEQPLQPKCTRCRHHGIIVPQRGHIKYCPFLKCDCWKCYLVTQRTRITALRRNLKRTQEQRPCAHTGVVTPAAVEGTCCASAPDGGARPSATSGLTCPSSGGGPEPAAATASWSPLDLRSRPGLESRKVLPSASSEEGPCKPFSPPYFSEFGQTAPLPVIHFPFWMPGHYPSSYAPCPNFLLNMPWLPPVPAGLYNNGLCGPLMPPHFQPGTVRYPPPPEPGPAADGRQVLFTLPEPFHEEVMLRQPPLSKNPEQDTEELI, from the exons ATGTCCTTATCCAAAGAACAGCTGATGGTGGCCGCCGGTGAGCAACCACTACAGCCGAAATGCACCCGGTGCCGACACCATGGGATCATCGTCCCGCAGAGGGGCCACATTAAATATTGTCCTTTTCTTAAATGCGACTGCTGGAAGTGCTACCTCGTCACACAGCGGACTCGGATCACGGCCCTCCGGCGAAATCTGAAGAGAACCCAAGAGCAGCGACCCTGCGCCCACACCGGTGTGGTGACACCGGCGGCTGTTGAGGGGACTTGTTGCGCCTCGGCGCCGGATGGAGGCGCTCGCCCGTCGGCCACATCTGGACTGACTTGTCCCTCGTCGGGTGGGGGCCCGGAGCCTGCCGCCGCCACCGCCAGCTGGAGCCCTCTCGATCTCCGGAGCAGACCCGGTTTGGAGAGCAGAAAGGTGCTGCCCTCCGCTTCCAGTGAGGAGGGACCATGTAAACCTTTTA GTCCTCCTTACTTCAGTGAATTTGGCCAGACTGCACCTCTGCCTGTTATTCACTTTCCATTTTGGATGCCAGGTCATTACCCCAGCAGCTATGCACCATGTCCAAACTTCCTGCTCAACATGCCATGGTTGCCACCAGTGCCTGCTGGGCTCTACAACAATGGCCTCTGTGGACCCCTAATGCCCCCCCACTTCCAGCCGGGTACTGTGCGTTACCCACCTCCTCCAGAGCCTGGACCCGCTGCT GATGGCAGGCAGGTCCTCTTCACCCTCCCAGAGCCCTTCCACGAGGAGGTGATGTTAAGGCAGCCTCCTCTGTCCAAAAACCCTGAGCAAGACACAGAAGAGTTGATTTAA